A single genomic interval of Symphalangus syndactylus isolate Jambi chromosome 18, NHGRI_mSymSyn1-v2.1_pri, whole genome shotgun sequence harbors:
- the EWSR1 gene encoding RNA-binding protein EWS isoform X22: MASTDYSTYSQAAAQQGYSAYTAQPTQGYAQTTQQAYGQQSYGTYGQPTDVSYTQAQTTATYGQTAYATSYGQPPTVEGTSTGYTTPTAPQAYSQPVQGYGTGAYDTTTATVTTTQASYAAQSAYGTQPAYPAYGQQPAATAPTRPQDGNKPTETSQPQSSTGGYNQPSLGYGQSNYSYPQVPGSYPMQPVTAPPSYPPTSYSSTQPTSYDQSSYSQQNTYGQPSSYGQQSSYGQQSSYGQQPPTSYPPQTGSYSQAPSQYSQQSSSYGQQSSFRQDHPSSMGVYGQESGGFSGPGENRSMSGPDNRGRGRGGFDRGGMSRGGRGGGRGGMGAGERGGFNKPGGPMDEGPDLDLGPPVDPDEDSDNSAIYVQGLNDSVTLDDLADFFKQCGVVKMNKRTGQPMIHIYLDKETGKPKGDATVSYEDPPTAKAAVEWFDGKDFQGSKLKVSLARKKPPMNSMRGGMPPREGRGMPPPLRGGPGGPGGPGGPMGRMGGRGGDRGGFPPRGPRGSRGNPSGGGNVQHRAGDWQCPNPGCGNQNFAWRTECNQCGDRGRGGPGGMRGGRGGLMDRGGPGGMFRGGRGGDRGGFRGGRGMDRGGFGGGRRGGPGGPPGPLMEQMGGRRGGRGGPGKMDKGEHRQERRDRPY, translated from the exons atggcGTCCACGG ATTACAGTACCTATAGCCAAGCTGCAGCGCAGCAGGG CTACAGTGCTTACACCGCCCAGCCCACTCAAGGATATGCACAGACCACCCAg CAGGCATATGGGCAACAAAGCTATGGAACCTATGGACAGCCCACTGATGTCAGCTATACCCAGGCTCAGACCACTGCAACCTATGGGCAGACCGCCTATGCAACTTCTTATGGACAGCCTCCCACTG TAGAAGGGACCAGTACAG GTTATACTACTCCAACTGCCCCCCAGGCATACAGCCAGCCTGTCCAGGGGTATGGCACTGGTGCTTATGATACCACCACTGCTAcagtcaccaccacccaggcctCCTATGCAGCTCAGTCTGCGTATGGCACTCAGCCTGCTTATCCAGCCTATGGGCAGCAGCCAGCAGCCACTGCACCTACAAG ACCGCAGGATGGAAACAAGCCCACTGAGACTAGTCAACCTCAATCTAGCACAGGGGGTTACAACCAGCCCAGCCTAGGATATGGACAGAGTAACTACAGTTATCCCCAGGTGCCTGGGAGCTACCCCATGCAGCCAGTCACCGCACCTCCATCCTACCCTCCTACCAG CTATTCATCTACACAGCCGACTAGTTATGATCAGAGCAGTTACTCTCAGCAGAACACCTATGGGCAACCGAGCAGCTATGGACAGCAGAGTAGCTATGGTCAACAAAGCAGCTATGGGCAGCAGCCTCCCACTAGTTACCCACCCCAAACTGGATCCTACAGCCAAGCTCCAAGTCAATATAGCCAACAGAGCAGCAGCTACGGGCAGCAGA GTTCATTCCGACAGGACCACCCCAGTAGCATGGGTGTTTATGGGCAGGAGTCTGGAGGATTTTCCGGACCAGGAGAGAACCGGAGCATGAGTGGCCCTGATAACCGGGGCAGGGGAAGAGGGGGATTTGATCGTGGAGGCATGAGCAGAGGTGGGCGGGGAGGAGGACGCGGTGGAATGGG CGCTGGAGAGCGAGGTGGCTTCAATAAGCCTGGTG GACCCATGGATGAAGGACCAGATCTTGATCTAG gcCCACCTGTAGATCCAGATGAAGACTCTGACAACAGTGCAATTTATGTACAAGGATTAAATGACAGTGTGACTCTAGATGATCTGGCAGACTTCTTTAAGCAGTGTGGGGTTGTTAAG ATGAACAAGAGAACTGGGCAACCCATGATCCACATCTACCTGGACAAGGAAACAGGAAAGCCCAAAGGCGATGCCACAGTGTCCTATGAAGACCCACCTACTGCCAAGGCTGCCGTGGAATGGTTTGATG GGAAAGATTTTCAAGGGAGCAAACTTAAAGTCTCCCTTGCTCGGAAGAAGCCTCCAATGAACAGTATGCGGGGTGGTATGCCACCCCGTGAGGGCAGAGGGATGCCACCACCACTCCGTGGAG GTCCAGGAGGCCCAGGAGGTCCTGGGGGACCCATGGGTCGCATGGGAGGCCGTGGAGGAGATAGAGGAGGCTTCCCTCCAAGAGGACCCCGGGGTTCCCGAGGGAACCCCTCTGGAGGAGGAAACGTCCAGCACCGAGCTGGAGACTGGCAGTGTCCCAATCC GGGTTGTGGAAACCAGAACTTCGCCTGGAGAACAGAATGCAACCAGT GTGGTGATCGTGGCAGAGGTGGCCCTGGTGGCATGCGGGGAGGAAGAGGTGGCCTCATGGATCGTGGTGGTCCCGGTGGAATGTTCAGAGGTGGCCGTGGTGGAGACAGAGGTGGCTTCCGTGGTGGCCGGGGCATGGACCGAGGAGGCTTTGGTGGAGGAAGACGAGGTGGCCCTGGGGGGCCCCCTGGACCTTTGATGGAACAgatgggaggaagaagaggaggacgTGGAGGACCTGGAAAAATGGATAA AGGCGAGCACCGTCAGGAGCGCAGAGATCGGCCCTACTAG
- the EWSR1 gene encoding RNA-binding protein EWS isoform X24 — MASTDYSTYSQAAAQQGYSAYTAQPTQGYAQTTQAYGQQSYGTYGQPTDVSYTQAQTTATYGQTAYATSYGQPPTGYTTPTAPQAYSQPVQGYGTGAYDTTTATVTTTQASYAAQSAYGTQPAYPAYGQQPAATAPTRPQDGNKPTETSQPQSSTGGYNQPSLGYGQSNYSYPQVPGSYPMQPVTAPPSYPPTSYSSTQPTSYDQSSYSQQNTYGQPSSYGQQSSYGQQSSYGQQPPTSYPPQTGSYSQAPSQYSQQSSSYGQQSSFRQDHPSSMGVYGQESGGFSGPGENRSMSGPDNRGRGRGGFDRGGMSRGGRGGGRGGMGAGERGGFNKPGGPMDEGPDLDLGPPVDPDEDSDNSAIYVQGLNDSVTLDDLADFFKQCGVVKMNKRTGQPMIHIYLDKETGKPKGDATVSYEDPPTAKAAVEWFDGKDFQGSKLKVSLARKKPPMNSMRGGMPPREGRGMPPPLRGGPGGPGGPGGPMGRMGGRGGDRGGFPPRGPRGSRGNPSGGGNVQHRAGDWQCPNPGCGNQNFAWRTECNQCGDRGRGGPGGMRGGRGGLMDRGGPGGMFRGGRGGDRGGFRGGRGMDRGGFGGGRRGGPGGPPGPLMEQMGGRRGGRGGPGKMDKGEHRQERRDRPY, encoded by the exons atggcGTCCACGG ATTACAGTACCTATAGCCAAGCTGCAGCGCAGCAGGG CTACAGTGCTTACACCGCCCAGCCCACTCAAGGATATGCACAGACCACCCAg GCATATGGGCAACAAAGCTATGGAACCTATGGACAGCCCACTGATGTCAGCTATACCCAGGCTCAGACCACTGCAACCTATGGGCAGACCGCCTATGCAACTTCTTATGGACAGCCTCCCACTG GTTATACTACTCCAACTGCCCCCCAGGCATACAGCCAGCCTGTCCAGGGGTATGGCACTGGTGCTTATGATACCACCACTGCTAcagtcaccaccacccaggcctCCTATGCAGCTCAGTCTGCGTATGGCACTCAGCCTGCTTATCCAGCCTATGGGCAGCAGCCAGCAGCCACTGCACCTACAAG ACCGCAGGATGGAAACAAGCCCACTGAGACTAGTCAACCTCAATCTAGCACAGGGGGTTACAACCAGCCCAGCCTAGGATATGGACAGAGTAACTACAGTTATCCCCAGGTGCCTGGGAGCTACCCCATGCAGCCAGTCACCGCACCTCCATCCTACCCTCCTACCAG CTATTCATCTACACAGCCGACTAGTTATGATCAGAGCAGTTACTCTCAGCAGAACACCTATGGGCAACCGAGCAGCTATGGACAGCAGAGTAGCTATGGTCAACAAAGCAGCTATGGGCAGCAGCCTCCCACTAGTTACCCACCCCAAACTGGATCCTACAGCCAAGCTCCAAGTCAATATAGCCAACAGAGCAGCAGCTACGGGCAGCAGA GTTCATTCCGACAGGACCACCCCAGTAGCATGGGTGTTTATGGGCAGGAGTCTGGAGGATTTTCCGGACCAGGAGAGAACCGGAGCATGAGTGGCCCTGATAACCGGGGCAGGGGAAGAGGGGGATTTGATCGTGGAGGCATGAGCAGAGGTGGGCGGGGAGGAGGACGCGGTGGAATGGG CGCTGGAGAGCGAGGTGGCTTCAATAAGCCTGGTG GACCCATGGATGAAGGACCAGATCTTGATCTAG gcCCACCTGTAGATCCAGATGAAGACTCTGACAACAGTGCAATTTATGTACAAGGATTAAATGACAGTGTGACTCTAGATGATCTGGCAGACTTCTTTAAGCAGTGTGGGGTTGTTAAG ATGAACAAGAGAACTGGGCAACCCATGATCCACATCTACCTGGACAAGGAAACAGGAAAGCCCAAAGGCGATGCCACAGTGTCCTATGAAGACCCACCTACTGCCAAGGCTGCCGTGGAATGGTTTGATG GGAAAGATTTTCAAGGGAGCAAACTTAAAGTCTCCCTTGCTCGGAAGAAGCCTCCAATGAACAGTATGCGGGGTGGTATGCCACCCCGTGAGGGCAGAGGGATGCCACCACCACTCCGTGGAG GTCCAGGAGGCCCAGGAGGTCCTGGGGGACCCATGGGTCGCATGGGAGGCCGTGGAGGAGATAGAGGAGGCTTCCCTCCAAGAGGACCCCGGGGTTCCCGAGGGAACCCCTCTGGAGGAGGAAACGTCCAGCACCGAGCTGGAGACTGGCAGTGTCCCAATCC GGGTTGTGGAAACCAGAACTTCGCCTGGAGAACAGAATGCAACCAGT GTGGTGATCGTGGCAGAGGTGGCCCTGGTGGCATGCGGGGAGGAAGAGGTGGCCTCATGGATCGTGGTGGTCCCGGTGGAATGTTCAGAGGTGGCCGTGGTGGAGACAGAGGTGGCTTCCGTGGTGGCCGGGGCATGGACCGAGGAGGCTTTGGTGGAGGAAGACGAGGTGGCCCTGGGGGGCCCCCTGGACCTTTGATGGAACAgatgggaggaagaagaggaggacgTGGAGGACCTGGAAAAATGGATAA AGGCGAGCACCGTCAGGAGCGCAGAGATCGGCCCTACTAG
- the EWSR1 gene encoding RNA-binding protein EWS isoform X36 translates to MASTDYSTYSQAAAQQGYSAYTAQPTQGYAQTTQAYGQQSYGTYGQPTDVSYTQAQTTATYGQTAYATSYGQPPTGYTTPTAPQAYSQPVQGYGTGAYDTTTATVTTTQASYAAQSAYGTQPAYPAYGQQPAATAPTSYSSTQPTSYDQSSYSQQNTYGQPSSYGQQSSYGQQSSYGQQPPTSYPPQTGSYSQAPSQYSQQSSSYGQQSSFRQDHPSSMGVYGQESGGFSGPGENRSMSGPDNRGRGRGGFDRGGMSRGGRGGGRGGMGSAGERGGFNKPGGPMDEGPDLDLGPPVDPDEDSDNSAIYVQGLNDSVTLDDLADFFKQCGVVKMNKRTGQPMIHIYLDKETGKPKGDATVSYEDPPTAKAAVEWFDGKDFQGSKLKVSLARKKPPMNSMRGGMPPREGRGMPPPLRGGPGGPGGPGGPMGRMGGRGGDRGGFPPRGPRGSRGNPSGGGNVQHRAGDWQCPNPGCGNQNFAWRTECNQCGDRGRGGPGGMRGGRGGLMDRGGPGGMFRGGRGGDRGGFRGGRGMDRGGFGGGRRGGPGGPPGPLMEQMGGRRGGRGGPGKMDKGEHRQERRDRPY, encoded by the exons atggcGTCCACGG ATTACAGTACCTATAGCCAAGCTGCAGCGCAGCAGGG CTACAGTGCTTACACCGCCCAGCCCACTCAAGGATATGCACAGACCACCCAg GCATATGGGCAACAAAGCTATGGAACCTATGGACAGCCCACTGATGTCAGCTATACCCAGGCTCAGACCACTGCAACCTATGGGCAGACCGCCTATGCAACTTCTTATGGACAGCCTCCCACTG GTTATACTACTCCAACTGCCCCCCAGGCATACAGCCAGCCTGTCCAGGGGTATGGCACTGGTGCTTATGATACCACCACTGCTAcagtcaccaccacccaggcctCCTATGCAGCTCAGTCTGCGTATGGCACTCAGCCTGCTTATCCAGCCTATGGGCAGCAGCCAGCAGCCACTGCACCTACAAG CTATTCATCTACACAGCCGACTAGTTATGATCAGAGCAGTTACTCTCAGCAGAACACCTATGGGCAACCGAGCAGCTATGGACAGCAGAGTAGCTATGGTCAACAAAGCAGCTATGGGCAGCAGCCTCCCACTAGTTACCCACCCCAAACTGGATCCTACAGCCAAGCTCCAAGTCAATATAGCCAACAGAGCAGCAGCTACGGGCAGCAGA GTTCATTCCGACAGGACCACCCCAGTAGCATGGGTGTTTATGGGCAGGAGTCTGGAGGATTTTCCGGACCAGGAGAGAACCGGAGCATGAGTGGCCCTGATAACCGGGGCAGGGGAAGAGGGGGATTTGATCGTGGAGGCATGAGCAGAGGTGGGCGGGGAGGAGGACGCGGTGGAATGGG CAGCGCTGGAGAGCGAGGTGGCTTCAATAAGCCTGGTG GACCCATGGATGAAGGACCAGATCTTGATCTAG gcCCACCTGTAGATCCAGATGAAGACTCTGACAACAGTGCAATTTATGTACAAGGATTAAATGACAGTGTGACTCTAGATGATCTGGCAGACTTCTTTAAGCAGTGTGGGGTTGTTAAG ATGAACAAGAGAACTGGGCAACCCATGATCCACATCTACCTGGACAAGGAAACAGGAAAGCCCAAAGGCGATGCCACAGTGTCCTATGAAGACCCACCTACTGCCAAGGCTGCCGTGGAATGGTTTGATG GGAAAGATTTTCAAGGGAGCAAACTTAAAGTCTCCCTTGCTCGGAAGAAGCCTCCAATGAACAGTATGCGGGGTGGTATGCCACCCCGTGAGGGCAGAGGGATGCCACCACCACTCCGTGGAG GTCCAGGAGGCCCAGGAGGTCCTGGGGGACCCATGGGTCGCATGGGAGGCCGTGGAGGAGATAGAGGAGGCTTCCCTCCAAGAGGACCCCGGGGTTCCCGAGGGAACCCCTCTGGAGGAGGAAACGTCCAGCACCGAGCTGGAGACTGGCAGTGTCCCAATCC GGGTTGTGGAAACCAGAACTTCGCCTGGAGAACAGAATGCAACCAGT GTGGTGATCGTGGCAGAGGTGGCCCTGGTGGCATGCGGGGAGGAAGAGGTGGCCTCATGGATCGTGGTGGTCCCGGTGGAATGTTCAGAGGTGGCCGTGGTGGAGACAGAGGTGGCTTCCGTGGTGGCCGGGGCATGGACCGAGGAGGCTTTGGTGGAGGAAGACGAGGTGGCCCTGGGGGGCCCCCTGGACCTTTGATGGAACAgatgggaggaagaagaggaggacgTGGAGGACCTGGAAAAATGGATAA AGGCGAGCACCGTCAGGAGCGCAGAGATCGGCCCTACTAG
- the EWSR1 gene encoding RNA-binding protein EWS isoform X21 has protein sequence MASTDYSTYSQAAAQQGYSAYTAQPTQGYAQTTQQAYGQQSYGTYGQPTDVSYTQAQTTATYGQTAYATSYGQPPTVEGTSTGYTTPTAPQAYSQPVQGYGTGAYDTTTATVTTTQASYAAQSAYGTQPAYPAYGQQPAATAPTRPQDGNKPTETSQPQSSTGGYNQPSLGYGQSNYSYPQVPGSYPMQPVTAPPSYPPTSYSSTQPTSYDQSSYSQQNTYGQPSSYGQQSSYGQQSSYGQQPPTSYPPQTGSYSQAPSQYSQQSSSYGQQSSFRQDHPSSMGVYGQESGGFSGPGENRSMSGPDNRGRGRGGFDRGGMSRGGRGGGRGGMGSAGERGGFNKPGGPMDEGPDLDLGPPVDPDEDSDNSAIYVQGLNDSVTLDDLADFFKQCGVVKMNKRTGQPMIHIYLDKETGKPKGDATVSYEDPPTAKAAVEWFDGKDFQGSKLKVSLARKKPPMNSMRGGMPPREGRGMPPPLRGGPGGPGGPGGPMGRMGGRGGDRGGFPPRGPRGSRGNPSGGGNVQHRAGDWQCPNPGCGNQNFAWRTECNQCGDRGRGGPGGMRGGRGGLMDRGGPGGMFRGGRGGDRGGFRGGRGMDRGGFGGGRRGGPGGPPGPLMEQMGGRRGGRGGPGKMDKGEHRQERRDRPY, from the exons atggcGTCCACGG ATTACAGTACCTATAGCCAAGCTGCAGCGCAGCAGGG CTACAGTGCTTACACCGCCCAGCCCACTCAAGGATATGCACAGACCACCCAg CAGGCATATGGGCAACAAAGCTATGGAACCTATGGACAGCCCACTGATGTCAGCTATACCCAGGCTCAGACCACTGCAACCTATGGGCAGACCGCCTATGCAACTTCTTATGGACAGCCTCCCACTG TAGAAGGGACCAGTACAG GTTATACTACTCCAACTGCCCCCCAGGCATACAGCCAGCCTGTCCAGGGGTATGGCACTGGTGCTTATGATACCACCACTGCTAcagtcaccaccacccaggcctCCTATGCAGCTCAGTCTGCGTATGGCACTCAGCCTGCTTATCCAGCCTATGGGCAGCAGCCAGCAGCCACTGCACCTACAAG ACCGCAGGATGGAAACAAGCCCACTGAGACTAGTCAACCTCAATCTAGCACAGGGGGTTACAACCAGCCCAGCCTAGGATATGGACAGAGTAACTACAGTTATCCCCAGGTGCCTGGGAGCTACCCCATGCAGCCAGTCACCGCACCTCCATCCTACCCTCCTACCAG CTATTCATCTACACAGCCGACTAGTTATGATCAGAGCAGTTACTCTCAGCAGAACACCTATGGGCAACCGAGCAGCTATGGACAGCAGAGTAGCTATGGTCAACAAAGCAGCTATGGGCAGCAGCCTCCCACTAGTTACCCACCCCAAACTGGATCCTACAGCCAAGCTCCAAGTCAATATAGCCAACAGAGCAGCAGCTACGGGCAGCAGA GTTCATTCCGACAGGACCACCCCAGTAGCATGGGTGTTTATGGGCAGGAGTCTGGAGGATTTTCCGGACCAGGAGAGAACCGGAGCATGAGTGGCCCTGATAACCGGGGCAGGGGAAGAGGGGGATTTGATCGTGGAGGCATGAGCAGAGGTGGGCGGGGAGGAGGACGCGGTGGAATGGG CAGCGCTGGAGAGCGAGGTGGCTTCAATAAGCCTGGTG GACCCATGGATGAAGGACCAGATCTTGATCTAG gcCCACCTGTAGATCCAGATGAAGACTCTGACAACAGTGCAATTTATGTACAAGGATTAAATGACAGTGTGACTCTAGATGATCTGGCAGACTTCTTTAAGCAGTGTGGGGTTGTTAAG ATGAACAAGAGAACTGGGCAACCCATGATCCACATCTACCTGGACAAGGAAACAGGAAAGCCCAAAGGCGATGCCACAGTGTCCTATGAAGACCCACCTACTGCCAAGGCTGCCGTGGAATGGTTTGATG GGAAAGATTTTCAAGGGAGCAAACTTAAAGTCTCCCTTGCTCGGAAGAAGCCTCCAATGAACAGTATGCGGGGTGGTATGCCACCCCGTGAGGGCAGAGGGATGCCACCACCACTCCGTGGAG GTCCAGGAGGCCCAGGAGGTCCTGGGGGACCCATGGGTCGCATGGGAGGCCGTGGAGGAGATAGAGGAGGCTTCCCTCCAAGAGGACCCCGGGGTTCCCGAGGGAACCCCTCTGGAGGAGGAAACGTCCAGCACCGAGCTGGAGACTGGCAGTGTCCCAATCC GGGTTGTGGAAACCAGAACTTCGCCTGGAGAACAGAATGCAACCAGT GTGGTGATCGTGGCAGAGGTGGCCCTGGTGGCATGCGGGGAGGAAGAGGTGGCCTCATGGATCGTGGTGGTCCCGGTGGAATGTTCAGAGGTGGCCGTGGTGGAGACAGAGGTGGCTTCCGTGGTGGCCGGGGCATGGACCGAGGAGGCTTTGGTGGAGGAAGACGAGGTGGCCCTGGGGGGCCCCCTGGACCTTTGATGGAACAgatgggaggaagaagaggaggacgTGGAGGACCTGGAAAAATGGATAA AGGCGAGCACCGTCAGGAGCGCAGAGATCGGCCCTACTAG
- the EWSR1 gene encoding RNA-binding protein EWS isoform X37: MASTDYSTYSQAAAQQGYSAYTAQPTQGYAQTTQAYGQQSYGTYGQPTDVSYTQAQTTATYGQTAYATSYGQPPTGYTTPTAPQAYSQPVQGYGTGAYDTTTATVTTTQASYAAQSAYGTQPAYPAYGQQPAATAPTSYSSTQPTSYDQSSYSQQNTYGQPSSYGQQSSYGQQSSYGQQPPTSYPPQTGSYSQAPSQYSQQSSSYGQQSSFRQDHPSSMGVYGQESGGFSGPGENRSMSGPDNRGRGRGGFDRGGMSRGGRGGGRGGMGAGERGGFNKPGGPMDEGPDLDLGPPVDPDEDSDNSAIYVQGLNDSVTLDDLADFFKQCGVVKMNKRTGQPMIHIYLDKETGKPKGDATVSYEDPPTAKAAVEWFDGKDFQGSKLKVSLARKKPPMNSMRGGMPPREGRGMPPPLRGGPGGPGGPGGPMGRMGGRGGDRGGFPPRGPRGSRGNPSGGGNVQHRAGDWQCPNPGCGNQNFAWRTECNQCGDRGRGGPGGMRGGRGGLMDRGGPGGMFRGGRGGDRGGFRGGRGMDRGGFGGGRRGGPGGPPGPLMEQMGGRRGGRGGPGKMDKGEHRQERRDRPY; the protein is encoded by the exons atggcGTCCACGG ATTACAGTACCTATAGCCAAGCTGCAGCGCAGCAGGG CTACAGTGCTTACACCGCCCAGCCCACTCAAGGATATGCACAGACCACCCAg GCATATGGGCAACAAAGCTATGGAACCTATGGACAGCCCACTGATGTCAGCTATACCCAGGCTCAGACCACTGCAACCTATGGGCAGACCGCCTATGCAACTTCTTATGGACAGCCTCCCACTG GTTATACTACTCCAACTGCCCCCCAGGCATACAGCCAGCCTGTCCAGGGGTATGGCACTGGTGCTTATGATACCACCACTGCTAcagtcaccaccacccaggcctCCTATGCAGCTCAGTCTGCGTATGGCACTCAGCCTGCTTATCCAGCCTATGGGCAGCAGCCAGCAGCCACTGCACCTACAAG CTATTCATCTACACAGCCGACTAGTTATGATCAGAGCAGTTACTCTCAGCAGAACACCTATGGGCAACCGAGCAGCTATGGACAGCAGAGTAGCTATGGTCAACAAAGCAGCTATGGGCAGCAGCCTCCCACTAGTTACCCACCCCAAACTGGATCCTACAGCCAAGCTCCAAGTCAATATAGCCAACAGAGCAGCAGCTACGGGCAGCAGA GTTCATTCCGACAGGACCACCCCAGTAGCATGGGTGTTTATGGGCAGGAGTCTGGAGGATTTTCCGGACCAGGAGAGAACCGGAGCATGAGTGGCCCTGATAACCGGGGCAGGGGAAGAGGGGGATTTGATCGTGGAGGCATGAGCAGAGGTGGGCGGGGAGGAGGACGCGGTGGAATGGG CGCTGGAGAGCGAGGTGGCTTCAATAAGCCTGGTG GACCCATGGATGAAGGACCAGATCTTGATCTAG gcCCACCTGTAGATCCAGATGAAGACTCTGACAACAGTGCAATTTATGTACAAGGATTAAATGACAGTGTGACTCTAGATGATCTGGCAGACTTCTTTAAGCAGTGTGGGGTTGTTAAG ATGAACAAGAGAACTGGGCAACCCATGATCCACATCTACCTGGACAAGGAAACAGGAAAGCCCAAAGGCGATGCCACAGTGTCCTATGAAGACCCACCTACTGCCAAGGCTGCCGTGGAATGGTTTGATG GGAAAGATTTTCAAGGGAGCAAACTTAAAGTCTCCCTTGCTCGGAAGAAGCCTCCAATGAACAGTATGCGGGGTGGTATGCCACCCCGTGAGGGCAGAGGGATGCCACCACCACTCCGTGGAG GTCCAGGAGGCCCAGGAGGTCCTGGGGGACCCATGGGTCGCATGGGAGGCCGTGGAGGAGATAGAGGAGGCTTCCCTCCAAGAGGACCCCGGGGTTCCCGAGGGAACCCCTCTGGAGGAGGAAACGTCCAGCACCGAGCTGGAGACTGGCAGTGTCCCAATCC GGGTTGTGGAAACCAGAACTTCGCCTGGAGAACAGAATGCAACCAGT GTGGTGATCGTGGCAGAGGTGGCCCTGGTGGCATGCGGGGAGGAAGAGGTGGCCTCATGGATCGTGGTGGTCCCGGTGGAATGTTCAGAGGTGGCCGTGGTGGAGACAGAGGTGGCTTCCGTGGTGGCCGGGGCATGGACCGAGGAGGCTTTGGTGGAGGAAGACGAGGTGGCCCTGGGGGGCCCCCTGGACCTTTGATGGAACAgatgggaggaagaagaggaggacgTGGAGGACCTGGAAAAATGGATAA AGGCGAGCACCGTCAGGAGCGCAGAGATCGGCCCTACTAG